CTCTCTCTCTCAGCTGCGTTTGATTTCTTAACCTAAAAAGACACCTGTTTTGTTTCTAGGTGTTCACTGACCACTCACTCTTTGGGTTCGCGGACGTCAGCTCTGTGCTGACCAACAAGCTTCTGACTATCTCTCTGTGCGACACCAACCACATCGTGTGCGTCTCCTACACCAGTAAGGAGAACACGGTGCTCCGGGCTGCGCTCAACCCAGAGATCGTCTCAGTTATTCCCAACGCCGTCGATCCCACAGACTTCACCCCCGACCCCTCCCAGCGCCAAGACGACAGGATCACTATTGTTGTGATCAGCCGTCTCGTCTACCGCAAAGGTATGTGGCTTCCATTATGTTGAACAGTGTGCCGCTCTTCCTGTGAAGCTGTACTTGTAATAGTGTTTTGGTAACCTAACTGTATCCACCTGCACAGGCACACAGACTCAACTTTCATAAAAGAGCGCCGGCGGTTATAGTATACTCTTCACAGTATAAAGTTACACATTGTTCATTTTTCAGTGAAGGCCAAAGATATTTCCTTCTCATCATTTCAGTCAGATAACCTCTCCCTAACAAcactcaaaactgcaaaaacactgTTAGTCAcagatgtttatttcttttgtaagcaataaaacaaaacaaaaagtaaactcACCATTCCTATTTACCAGGTCGTGGTAGTGTCACCTGGAGTGatcacaataaaaaagaagatggAGCAAATGTCACTGTGTTTAATCTCACTGCTTATGGTCAAAGGATGTGTTGGCGTTGCTTTGCCGGTTTCAGAAAGTTGAATTTCTTACAAGAGGtaattgtgttgtaaagcactttggatcgccttgttgctgaaaagtgctacataaataaatttcacttcacttcacttcttcAAAAACCGCTCAAAATGCTTTTGAGTCAGAGGACTGGAATGTTGTGGACAGCATTGACCCCAGATTTAAATCCCACAGAGGGGCCTGTAGGGAAAGCTCCAAAACGCAGCTAGAGGAAGTCATGACTCATGAGGGATCTGGTAGGAGttcacaggaaaaaataaaaaaaagataggtCCAACATTCCTGTTGagacatgttaaaaaaatgattgttaCAGGAAGTGAAGGACTGCAGGCATTTTCTCCAAAATGCGCATTATCAGatgtgaaactgtttttattgctgttgttcCAATTTgcatatatatctatatatatctatCTAAAGCTGAAATTGGTGCcagatgtttgtgttgtaaCAGAAATGCAGAGGTGACAGTGTTAACTCTCAAGTATCTAAAactgtttctgctttaaaacgTCTAATGCTGAACAGGGAGTTGCTTTACCTTAACGCTAAAAACAAGAGTTCACCTTCTCGCCCTCTGTTCAGGAATTGATCTTCTTGGTGGAATAATCCCAGAGCTTTGCCTCAAGCATCCAGATCTCCACTTCTTAATTGGTGGAGAGGGGCCGAAGAGACTTGTGCTGGAAGAAGTGAGAGAGAAATACCAACTCCATGACAGGTACGGCTGAATGAATCTATTTTCTGAGATTATCCTGGAAGGAGAGATCACTTGGTTCTCTCTAAGGGCAGAGACTCCATCGAAGCAGGTTATaatcactttattttataaGATGAACATTACCAACACTGTTTCCTGTCTTTCTGTAGTCTGGAAAGGTTTAAAGATAAGAAATAATTTGTATGCAAATGCTTTGGAGTTTTTTCCTCTGTGTCAACAGACTGGGATGAATGTTGTAGACGTGGCTGAAATctgttaattgttttgtttgttttgttttttttgtggcagGGTCCGTCTGCTCGGGGCTCTGGAGCATAAAGATGTGCGTGGCGTCTTGGTTCAGGGGCACATCTTCCTCAACACGTCGCTGACCGAAGCGTTCTGTATGGCCATCGTGGAGGGAGCCAGCTGTGGGCTGCAGGTCTGTTCCTCTTCATACTGCAGCCTTTTTTATGGTTGTAAAATCAGCAGGGCTCCAgtcaaaacatgcaaaaatcaACATAACAACCCAATTTTCAtgcaaacaattttaaaaacgAAAGCGAAAGAATTTGACTCTTTTCATTTCTTGTCTTTTCATGGTATGATATTCAAAGTATTGTTGAACAATACCTctttttttacagatgaaaaGATATCTCGCTCAGGGTTTCCCTTCTTTTCCCACATGTCTCTTTGATGTTCACACCACATCACTGAAGTAGGGGTATGCAGAGCGATCCAAatattgacattatcaaaaccAACGTCACGCAATTTAAAGCTTGCTACTCTgcacgtcttcagctacagaacagaagtccagttgctccgtctttttgttttcactttttaggTCAGccgtgtcctggatgactgagaatctacgcCAACATTACGACACCAACGTTGGGGTCAGATCGTATGGGTGCTAGCGCGATGGGAATCAATACACAAATTGCTTTCTGCTTTCTGTACGTCGCTCCTGTTCCAGATGTTCAATTCTGGGAGGCGATAAGATCGAGCATAAACACGGGCGGAAACAAGCGTGGCAGATAATAATTTAATTGGCTCTGATTGCACTCCAACTTCAGAACTGATAGGCACACGCCAACGAgtgtagcatccatatttacttttGTAAACGCCACGTGCTGCGTGTGACGCCACGTCTTCTTCAGGGCCTTAAACTATTCGCACCGGAGTCTGACGGCAGTCACATTTAAACTGTAATGTGAAGGAGCGCGCCAAAAGATATCACATCTCTGCAAAAGAATTAATCTGAACTGAGccttaagacctgcagtgtggacttaatgtgttttggtttctgtagaTGAGTTAACTTTCACTTCTTCCAAAACCTTACCTTCATTCTTGGCACAAAACGAAAGGAGGAGCCGTGCTACTGGCTTTTCTCAATtctataaaaatataacaatggcaacaaacaacaatggctataaacCTGCACCAAATCAAATATCTGAAACTGCCCATTTCCCAGAAACTGAATGGAGCTGTGTCTTTGCTGTGGGTTTGTATTTGTATGTGGATGATTAGGCTTAGGGGATTTCAGTTGGGAGGACGGTTatctttcattcattcactttatttatttgaattaggACAATGCTTATTAATAAACATGTCAGCAGTAAGCATCAATGTGAGTATGACAGAGTTGGCACGAcagctaatttaatttaatttcttttgaaataCTGAGCACTCAACAAGTTGTCATTATGTTGTGTCTTTGTCATATGTTTTGAATCTGGAAGAAGGTGACTCACTTCTCCTGCGGGTACAAATCTAGTTAACTGGTTGAAGCGTCTTTGTGGCGCTTTTTCAAAACCTCAGCAGTTAAATATGCACGGGGCAACacactgtttctttttaagcaCTAATGAACATGAAGAGTTGGTTTACAATAATCGTAATAATTTAAActatcatttttttcccctgtaagGTGGTAAGCACTCGTGTGGGGGGCATTCCCGAGGTGCTACCCGAGGACCTGATCACTCTGTGTGAGCCGACCGTGAGATCCTTGTGTGACGGTTTGGAAAAAGTCATCGCCAAGCAGCGGTCCGCTTCCGTTCCTCCCCCCGGCTCCGTCCACACGCGCGTCAGAAGCCTCTACACCTGGAGGAACGTGGCAGAGAGGACCGAAAAGGTATGAAAATACGAGATGCTATCCGGCTGCATTCAGATGTTATAGTTAGagcaaaacaaagagacaattGTGAGATTTAGATAATATCGTCACACATGCCAGTTTGAGGGAAACTGTCCCATTCTGTGTTTACAGAATCAGTCTGGGAGCAATCAAATTagggtaaaaacaacaactttcagAAAGGCACTTTAATCTATTACTGATATGCATTTTCAATCATAGgtaatatttgcttttaagtAATTTTGTGCATGACTTTTCTTGCAGTAGCAGATTATCAGATTAACAGACccagttttttggtttttttgttcttctttgaaCTTTGCATCTCTTCTGGTGTGTTTACTTGCATGCCTCAACCTTTAAGAGGGTGAAGGCATCTGCTTTCAAAACAAGATGAAGGATAGGGCAGAGGTATCCTTACATATTTGTGGTTGTACACAACTTTGAGGACTATATCACgtgattttgtgtaaaaatctgattttctcTTTGGCTTTAACTGAAGGTTGATTTGGTCCTGATGCTGAATGTCTATTTCCGTCGCAGGTGTATGACCGAGTAGCTGGAGAAGAAGTTCTCCCCCTGGCCAAGCGCTTTCGGAGGCTCAAGTCTCACTGCGGTCCCGTGGCGGGCACCATTTTCGCCTTTGTTGCGATTCTGGacttcctcttcctgctgctcctgcagtGGTTGGTGCCAGATCGAGCCATGGACGTTGCTGTTGATGCCACCGGCCCTGGTGGGCTgtggagacagaaaacaggaaaaagaagtgAAACCGAGTCCAAACGTGCCACGAAGCAAGCAGCAGAGACAAAGACTCAAACACAGTGAATCTCTGTGCCTCTCCTGCAGTTTGGACTTGAGCTTTTCCATCAAACAGGTTCCGGTGCTGGACTAGAGCCGGCTCTGACATTAatggtttgtttgattttccaCAACCAGAGAGCCATCTCAGAGGCATGTCAATACTtcacatacttttttttaaattaatatttaatccTCCTTGTCTATCTGAATTTTTGTAGATTGCAGTTCAGACCACAGGTTGCTCCTTGTTGTTCCTGCAAACAGATGCGGTAACACCACCAGTCTAGTTTCTAAGCACAGTTTTGAACGACAGGCTGGTATTTGTAAAAGCTCATTACAACGTTTCCTGGCCTACAAGCTGTATTTGCTGACAGGAGCTACACTCGTCATGTTAAGCACGATCTATAAAGGCCAGTCGGTGATATTTAATGAGCCAACGTTTCTAAAACTTGTTTGAAGTAGGGTTTAAAAATTCAGATATTGTGAAGGCAGCTCTGTGTGATGCTCTGACCTGCATTCAAACTACAACTGGCAATttaaaacacgcacacacacacacactgcaggaaGATGAGAAACTAGGTAATTGCTAGTTTGATTTCCTATTAATGTTGAAGCAGAGTAATTTTATTGCTCTAAGCAGAACTtagagttttaaacattttattagttgTTGGTCTCCATTAACCCACCCCAGCCTCTAATGAAAGCGCTGTTTTTTCATCAAGATAAAGAAAGATGGACGAAATGATTCAATTAACTTCCAATGTccaaaattgaagccaaaatgtattttttattttggtgggaAGTTGCCATATTGGATTTTTGGAGCCAGTATCTGTGCACTAAGTATGTGTGGCCGTGCCGACACACCGTCCCAGCTCGCCAGCAGGTCATCACTCTGTCAGTCACAGTGTAA
This genomic stretch from Kryptolebias marmoratus isolate JLee-2015 linkage group LG6, ASM164957v2, whole genome shotgun sequence harbors:
- the piga gene encoding phosphatidylinositol N-acetylglucosaminyltransferase subunit A, which gives rise to MGQRRKVGAVKAPSSQRDSADASGAHSRKHSICMVSDFFYPNMGGVESHIYQLSQCLIEKGHKVVIATHSYGRRTGIRYLTNGLKVYYLPLQVMYNQSTATTCFHSLPLLRCVFVREQITVVHAHSSFSAMAHDSLFHAKTMGLNTVFTDHSLFGFADVSSVLTNKLLTISLCDTNHIVCVSYTSKENTVLRAALNPEIVSVIPNAVDPTDFTPDPSQRQDDRITIVVISRLVYRKGIDLLGGIIPELCLKHPDLHFLIGGEGPKRLVLEEVREKYQLHDRVRLLGALEHKDVRGVLVQGHIFLNTSLTEAFCMAIVEGASCGLQVVSTRVGGIPEVLPEDLITLCEPTVRSLCDGLEKVIAKQRSASVPPPGSVHTRVRSLYTWRNVAERTEKVYDRVAGEEVLPLAKRFRRLKSHCGPVAGTIFAFVAILDFLFLLLLQWLVPDRAMDVAVDATGPGGLWRQKTGKRSETESKRATKQAAETKTQTQ